CACAGCTAGACCAAACAAAACTAAGTTATTTTCATTACCAGCTTTTAAGGCAAAGCTTAAGGATGTAGAAACGGCTGGAGGATGCATCACATCTAACAGGATCATCAGCACAATGGTAACGATCATTGCAGTTCCCCCAGACACATAACCCGAACCTAACAGCATGAATGTTATAAAACCGATTCCAGCTGCCATCATTTGGGAAATGGCTAGAGTTCGCACCGTATTTGTACCGTGCTGGGGATCGAGATAAATGAGAAAGGCACTAGAAGCGAGAGACGCAAACAATAAACGCTGGCGGGTTAGTACCTCTACTAGTGCAAACACAGACAATATAACTAATGTCGGCGCAGTGGCTAATACCAACTCACCCTTCCAATCGAGGCGGCGGCGGAGCGAGCGATTTGCACCTTCCAAAGGTTTTAAGCTGGAACGATGGGATTTCATCGTATACTCCTATCTAGTTCCGGCTCCGATGAACGGCGTTGTTCTCCTTGCTGAATCTCTCGCTCTAAGAAATAATTCAGCAAGGTTCGCAGCAAAACGATCGCCCCCAAATTTAAAATATCCTGGCGGGTGGGTGCTACTGCTGTCCGCAAAATATCGCTGGCAACAGTGAATTCTAACCCCAATGCCAGCACTCGACCCAATTGTAGACGAATTCCTTCTGTGGCATCAAAATGTTGTTTGGAGCGAGAGAACAACAATCGCAAATAAGTAGAAATACCTCGGATCACTGCTCCGCCAATCACAACTGCTGCGGCAATTTCTGTCCCTGCTGCCAAATAACCAACAATGACTTTGAGCCATGTCTCTAGAGGAGTAGTTTCCCTGCCCTGCCCTCCGGCTTCCACATTCAAACTCAAAAGCAGAACTAGCCCTAGTATGAGGGCTAGGGGTAATATTAAATTAATTAATGAATCTTGTGATGCCTCTTTTTTCATAGCTTTCTAATTCAATCCTTCAGCTATGCGTTAGCGTACCCTCTGGGATCTTGCTACGAGGAGCGTGTGCTTTGCACCCAGGGCTGCTGCAAGCATATCGCCAACACGCAATGCATTCGCCATAATCGTCAGTGTAGGGTTAGCACCGGAATTTGACGGAAAGAAACTACTATCTACAACATAAAGATTCTCGACATCATGGGTACGGCAATTGAGATCCAGGACTGAGGTTTTGGGATCTGTGCCAAATCGACAACTACCGCATTGATGGGCAACTGCTTGTTCAGGTATATGAGTGCGAGGATAAATGCTAAATGGCAAGACATGTTTAGCAGAGTGAGGGATTGACTTGAGTACAGATGTCCATCGGTGAATTAAGCGATCGCTTGCTTCGGTATTGTTCAGTGTATAGTCAACATGAATCTTGTCGCCCACCACCCGAATCCGATTATTTGGGTCTGGTAAATCCTCTGTTTGCAACCACCAGCCAACCGATCGCTCGGCCAGCAAATGGCGCTCAAAATGAGGAATCAGCTTGATAAATGGAGCCATCAGTGGCGGTGCTTCTCCGGGAATCATATCGGCAAGTACATTACCTGTATTCTGCACCATGCCCATCGGATAAGGGAAATCTGGCTCTCCCCAGTAAAAATCGTTGACAGCGATCGTTTTTTGAAAGTTGGCGTGATTCACCTCTAGATGTATGGAAACTATGGCTGTTTCCAGTTGCTTCATGAAATTCCGTCCCACCTGATCGGAACTATTGGCTAATCCGTTGGGATGTTTGTCATTAGCAGAGTGTAACAGCAAAGCAGCTGAGTTGACAGAACCACAGGCAACAACCACAATATCGCTTGTAAACCAATGTTGCTCTCCTCCAATTTCAGTTTCTACCTTCGTAACCTCTCGCCCTGACTCACTGGTATGTAGCCGCAAGACTTTAGTATTAGTTAAAAGAGTAACATTGGCATACTTTTCACGAGCCGGACGAATGGCGTTGACATCAGCATCGGCTTTTGCGTGTACAAGACAGGGGTATCCATCAAAGGTATCGCAGCGAATGCAGGGGCTATTTAGGCGATCGCTTTCATTGAGCTTTAATCCTAGTGGTAAATGAAATGGGTAGTAACCCAGTTCCCGAATGCCATCAGCAAGGGACTGCATATCTGGCTCATGGCTGACTGGCGGATAGGGATATGGTTCGCTGCGAGGTGGTTCGGTGGGGTCTTCTCCTTCCTGTCCATGCACGTCATACAGCTTTTCTGCTTGGGTGTAGTATGGCTCAAAGTCTTGATATTTCAAAGGCCATTCTGGAGAAATTCCTCCTTTATGAATTACCCTTTCAAAATCTCGCTCCCGGAATCTAATTAGGGCTGCACCGTAGAGTTTGGTATTGCCACCAACCCAGTAGCCTGTTTGAGGACGAAAGGCTTTACCTTCCTTGTTATACCATTGCTCATCAGTA
This region of Nostoc sp. UHCC 0302 genomic DNA includes:
- a CDS encoding DUF1622 domain-containing protein yields the protein MKKEASQDSLINLILPLALILGLVLLLSLNVEAGGQGRETTPLETWLKVIVGYLAAGTEIAAAVVIGGAVIRGISTYLRLLFSRSKQHFDATEGIRLQLGRVLALGLEFTVASDILRTAVAPTRQDILNLGAIVLLRTLLNYFLEREIQQGEQRRSSEPELDRSIR
- a CDS encoding HPP family protein, which gives rise to MKSHRSSLKPLEGANRSLRRRLDWKGELVLATAPTLVILSVFALVEVLTRQRLLFASLASSAFLIYLDPQHGTNTVRTLAISQMMAAGIGFITFMLLGSGYVSGGTAMIVTIVLMILLDVMHPPAVSTSLSFALKAGNENNLVLFGLAVGITALLVGLERFALWLLVHLSQK
- a CDS encoding GMC family oxidoreductase, whose product is MTSITEHYDIIIIGTGAGGGTLAHRLAPTGKKILVLERGDFLPREKANWNPEEVYQKHRYHTDEQWYNKEGKAFRPQTGYWVGGNTKLYGAALIRFRERDFERVIHKGGISPEWPLKYQDFEPYYTQAEKLYDVHGQEGEDPTEPPRSEPYPYPPVSHEPDMQSLADGIRELGYYPFHLPLGLKLNESDRLNSPCIRCDTFDGYPCLVHAKADADVNAIRPAREKYANVTLLTNTKVLRLHTSESGREVTKVETEIGGEQHWFTSDIVVVACGSVNSAALLLHSANDKHPNGLANSSDQVGRNFMKQLETAIVSIHLEVNHANFQKTIAVNDFYWGEPDFPYPMGMVQNTGNVLADMIPGEAPPLMAPFIKLIPHFERHLLAERSVGWWLQTEDLPDPNNRIRVVGDKIHVDYTLNNTEASDRLIHRWTSVLKSIPHSAKHVLPFSIYPRTHIPEQAVAHQCGSCRFGTDPKTSVLDLNCRTHDVENLYVVDSSFFPSNSGANPTLTIMANALRVGDMLAAALGAKHTLLVARSQRVR